The Immundisolibacter cernigliae genome has a window encoding:
- the rmuC gene encoding DNA recombination protein RmuC: MTFSVLAAVAVAAGLLALVLAIFLIQARGRIAAGQRQADQRAIELDSLRAEYQALAEERARLQADCARLAPLQVDLREKTDEAQALAVRLERAVTELSEERRRSEDKLAVLQEARGQLTEQFKNLAQEILEDKSRRFTDQNKTNLEALLNPLREQIGGFQKRVEDVYDKESRDRVSLLKEIHTLRDLNQTIAVDAVNLTNALKGQTRTQGVWGEMVLERVLEQSGLQKDREYELQVSVSSETGRQRPDAIVHLPDGKDVVIDAKVSLTAYERYASAPDDLTRTQALREHVASLRAHIRGLGDRNYQLLPGVRSLDFVLLFVPIEPAYMEALRAEPALFTEALERNIGLVSPSTLLTTLRMIQNVWRFEHQSRNAQEIARRAGDLYDKFVGFVQDLDAVDSRLASTRNAFDAARNKLVSGRGNLVKRAEDLKALGVEASKSLPAALLDQAQAELAAPEPDGSAAGAHPQT; encoded by the coding sequence ATGACGTTTTCCGTCCTTGCCGCGGTCGCCGTGGCGGCCGGGCTGCTGGCCCTCGTGCTGGCGATTTTTCTGATCCAGGCGCGCGGCCGTATTGCGGCCGGACAACGGCAGGCCGACCAGCGGGCCATCGAGCTCGACAGCCTGCGCGCCGAATACCAGGCATTGGCCGAGGAGCGCGCCCGCTTGCAGGCCGACTGCGCCCGGCTGGCGCCGCTGCAGGTCGATCTGCGCGAAAAGACGGACGAGGCGCAGGCGCTGGCCGTGCGTCTGGAACGCGCCGTGACCGAGCTGTCGGAGGAACGCCGCCGCAGCGAGGACAAGCTGGCCGTGCTGCAGGAAGCGCGCGGCCAGCTGACCGAGCAGTTCAAGAACCTGGCGCAGGAAATCCTGGAAGACAAAAGCCGCCGTTTCACGGACCAGAACAAGACCAATCTGGAAGCGCTGCTGAATCCCTTGCGCGAGCAGATCGGCGGCTTCCAGAAGCGCGTCGAGGACGTCTACGACAAGGAATCGCGCGACCGGGTGTCGCTTTTGAAGGAAATCCACACCCTGCGCGACCTGAACCAGACCATTGCCGTGGACGCCGTGAATCTGACCAATGCCCTCAAGGGCCAGACCCGCACCCAGGGCGTGTGGGGCGAGATGGTGCTCGAGCGCGTGCTGGAACAGTCCGGCCTGCAGAAGGACCGCGAGTACGAGCTGCAGGTGAGCGTCAGCAGCGAGACTGGCCGCCAGCGACCGGACGCCATCGTGCACCTGCCGGACGGCAAGGACGTGGTGATCGACGCCAAGGTGTCGCTGACCGCCTACGAGCGCTACGCCAGCGCCCCGGACGATCTGACGCGCACCCAGGCGCTGCGCGAGCATGTGGCCTCGCTGCGTGCCCACATCCGCGGCCTTGGAGACAGAAACTACCAGCTGCTGCCGGGCGTACGCTCACTCGATTTCGTGCTGCTGTTCGTGCCGATCGAGCCGGCCTACATGGAAGCCCTGCGCGCCGAGCCGGCGCTGTTCACCGAGGCGCTGGAGCGCAACATCGGCCTGGTGAGCCCGTCCACGCTGCTGACCACGCTGCGCATGATCCAGAACGTGTGGCGCTTCGAGCACCAGAGCCGCAACGCGCAGGAAATCGCCCGCCGGGCCGGCGATCTTTACGACAAGTTCGTCGGCTTCGTGCAGGACCTGGATGCCGTCGACAGCCGCCTGGCGAGCACGCGCAATGCCTTCGACGCGGCCCGCAACAAGCTGGTCAGCGGGCGCGGCAACCTGGTCAAGCGGGCCGAGGACCTGAAGGCGCTGGGCGTCGAGGCCTCCAAGTCCCTGCCGGCGGCGCTGCTGGACCAGGCGCAGGCGGAACTGGCCGCGCCGGAGCCAGACGGCTCCGCGGCCGGCGCGCATCCTCAAACCTGA
- a CDS encoding MFS transporter: MSDRLVARLGAHVYYGWVVLGVATLGGVVSAGSSQMYMGSVLLAITQDTGWTNTGIAGALLAGTLIGGLVSPVAGAWVDRHGPRALMGTAAVVMAAGFALMGSSPTLATFYCGYMLCRGAAQGVIGGAAQRAIAVHWFLHYRGRAMGIVSMSVPLGGAAAAFGGAYAMRSGWAWRDTFLAMGAITLVVLVPLALLLLRRSPEALGLEQDGGLVESRVARAGRRPRPTADEYPWTLPQALRTWALRFLMAAAVTAIAANGTLVFYHVTYLTSRGVSQVQAVTAISILALTGALANVVWGYLSEFFSERRLAIVSQLLAAGGILLMLRVDSATGALVLSAVLGLLVRGEGSLTGLILSNYFGRFAFGRIAGLMASFQLVGLGLGPVIASAVYDISHSYAAIYGLVAAGYVASAGLYLLARPPSRPTD; encoded by the coding sequence GTGTCCGATCGTCTGGTGGCCCGTCTTGGGGCGCATGTTTACTACGGCTGGGTGGTGTTGGGCGTGGCGACGCTTGGCGGTGTTGTGTCCGCCGGCAGCAGCCAGATGTACATGGGCTCGGTGCTGCTGGCGATCACGCAGGACACCGGCTGGACCAACACCGGCATTGCCGGTGCCCTGTTGGCCGGCACGCTGATCGGCGGCCTGGTATCGCCCGTTGCCGGTGCGTGGGTAGACCGGCACGGGCCGCGCGCGCTGATGGGCACGGCTGCGGTCGTCATGGCTGCCGGTTTTGCGCTGATGGGGTCGAGTCCTACGTTGGCCACCTTCTACTGTGGCTACATGCTGTGTCGTGGTGCCGCTCAAGGCGTCATCGGCGGCGCCGCGCAGCGGGCGATCGCCGTGCACTGGTTTTTGCACTACCGCGGCCGGGCCATGGGTATCGTTTCCATGTCGGTGCCGCTGGGCGGTGCTGCGGCAGCGTTTGGCGGCGCCTACGCCATGCGCTCCGGCTGGGCGTGGCGGGATACGTTTCTGGCCATGGGCGCGATCACATTGGTGGTGCTGGTACCGCTCGCCCTGCTGTTGTTGCGACGCAGCCCGGAAGCGCTGGGCCTGGAGCAGGATGGTGGCCTGGTCGAGTCACGCGTGGCCCGCGCCGGACGCCGGCCACGTCCGACTGCTGACGAGTATCCGTGGACCCTGCCGCAGGCGCTGCGCACCTGGGCGCTGCGTTTTCTGATGGCGGCGGCGGTGACGGCCATCGCCGCCAATGGCACCTTGGTGTTCTATCACGTCACTTATCTGACCAGTCGCGGCGTGTCGCAGGTGCAGGCGGTGACCGCCATCAGCATCCTGGCGCTGACCGGCGCGCTGGCCAACGTGGTCTGGGGCTACCTGTCGGAGTTCTTTTCCGAGCGACGCCTGGCCATCGTCTCCCAGCTGCTGGCGGCCGGCGGCATCCTGCTGATGCTGCGCGTGGACAGCGCCACTGGCGCGCTGGTGCTGTCGGCCGTGCTGGGCCTGCTGGTGCGCGGCGAGGGCTCGCTGACTGGGCTTATCCTGTCCAATTACTTTGGTCGCTTCGCGTTCGGGCGCATTGCTGGCCTGATGGCCAGCTTCCAGCTGGTGGGGCTTGGACTGGGGCCGGTCATCGCGTCCGCCGTGTACGATATTTCGCATTCCTACGCCGCTATCTACGGCCTGGTCGCCGCCGGCTACGTCGCTTCGGCCGGCCTGTACCTGCTGGCGCGCCCGCCGTCCCGGCCGACTGACTGA
- a CDS encoding L-threonylcarbamoyladenylate synthase yields the protein MTDALIAKAVALLRAGQLVVLPTETVYGLGADALNPVAVARIFALKGRPAEHPLIVHLPPDEPLENWAAAVPPPARALARAFWPGPLTMILARGARVPRAVTGGQDTVALRVPDHPLALALLRAFGSGIAAPSANRFGHISPTTAAHVRDEFGAAVPLILDGGPCRVGIESTIVDLSRGAPVVLRPGAIGAADIARVIGSTATADGATAAGSAPRVSGLLARHYAPRTPAELVVGAVLPGRLAELAALGQTVGVLALGRSVGENGIALADDPAAYGQGLYAALRALDRRGFSRLLIEAPPRDESWRAVNDRLQRAVA from the coding sequence GTGACCGACGCCCTCATCGCCAAGGCGGTGGCACTGCTGCGCGCCGGGCAGCTGGTGGTCCTGCCCACCGAGACCGTCTACGGCCTGGGTGCCGATGCGCTGAACCCGGTCGCCGTGGCGCGCATCTTCGCCCTCAAGGGCCGACCGGCCGAGCATCCGCTGATCGTGCACCTGCCGCCCGACGAGCCGCTCGAGAACTGGGCCGCCGCCGTGCCACCGCCCGCCCGGGCGCTGGCGCGCGCCTTCTGGCCGGGCCCGCTGACCATGATTCTGGCCCGTGGCGCGCGCGTGCCACGGGCTGTCACCGGCGGGCAGGACACGGTGGCCCTGCGCGTGCCGGATCATCCGCTGGCGCTGGCCCTGCTGCGGGCCTTCGGCAGCGGCATCGCGGCGCCGTCGGCCAACCGCTTCGGCCACATCAGCCCCACCACCGCCGCGCACGTGCGGGACGAATTCGGCGCTGCCGTGCCGCTGATCCTGGACGGCGGGCCGTGCCGGGTCGGCATCGAATCGACCATCGTGGACCTGAGCCGCGGCGCGCCGGTGGTGCTGCGGCCGGGCGCCATCGGCGCGGCGGACATTGCCCGCGTGATCGGCAGCACGGCCACGGCCGATGGTGCGACAGCGGCAGGATCTGCCCCGCGCGTGTCGGGCCTGCTGGCCCGGCATTACGCGCCGCGCACGCCGGCCGAACTGGTCGTCGGCGCCGTCCTGCCGGGGCGCTTGGCCGAGCTCGCGGCGCTCGGGCAGACAGTGGGCGTACTGGCGCTCGGCCGCAGCGTCGGCGAGAACGGCATTGCCCTTGCCGACGATCCGGCTGCCTACGGCCAGGGCCTGTACGCGGCGCTGCGCGCGCTCGACCGGCGCGGCTTCTCGCGCCTGCTGATCGAGGCCCCGCCACGGGACGAATCCTGGCGAGCGGTCAACGATCGCCTGCAGCGGGCGGTGGCATAG
- a CDS encoding nitroreductase family protein has product MNFSELVRARRSVRDYDLSQPVSDADLKAIFDDVILSPSAFNLQQWAFVVVRESEQKKRLRAASMDQVQVENCGAAIVVCARLDAHVDAPTIFAQAPEPMRERMIGMTGQMYGGNAQFARDEAIRGASLAAMTLMYAAKERGFDTGAMIGFNPQQVAEVAGLTANYIPAMLIVMGRGTPPATRAAIASRSARW; this is encoded by the coding sequence ATGAATTTTTCCGAACTGGTCAGGGCCCGCCGCAGCGTGCGCGATTACGACCTCTCGCAGCCGGTCAGCGACGCCGACCTGAAGGCGATCTTCGACGACGTGATCCTGAGCCCCAGCGCCTTCAACCTGCAGCAATGGGCCTTCGTGGTGGTGCGGGAGTCCGAGCAGAAAAAGCGCTTGCGCGCCGCGTCCATGGATCAGGTGCAGGTCGAGAACTGCGGCGCCGCCATCGTGGTGTGCGCCAGGCTGGACGCCCATGTCGACGCGCCGACCATCTTTGCCCAGGCGCCGGAACCGATGCGCGAGCGCATGATTGGCATGACCGGCCAGATGTACGGCGGCAACGCGCAGTTCGCGCGTGACGAAGCCATCCGCGGCGCCAGTCTGGCGGCGATGACACTGATGTATGCCGCCAAGGAGCGCGGCTTCGATACTGGCGCCATGATCGGCTTCAACCCGCAGCAGGTGGCCGAAGTGGCTGGCCTGACCGCCAACTACATCCCGGCCATGCTGATCGTGATGGGCCGCGGCACGCCGCCGGCCACCCGCGCGGCCATCGCAAGCCGGTCAGCGAGGTGGTGA
- a CDS encoding 4a-hydroxytetrahydrobiopterin dehydratase yields the protein MTDLARQHCTSLPAGTPPLAIAQWQALQAQLDAAWQVVDGHHLRRAYRLPDFASGLALVNRIGALAEAEDHHPDLLLAWGRVEVTLWTHSVGGLSMNDFILAAHIDRLAP from the coding sequence ATGACCGACCTTGCCCGGCAACACTGCACCTCTCTGCCAGCCGGCACGCCGCCTCTGGCGATCGCGCAATGGCAGGCGCTGCAGGCGCAGCTCGACGCCGCCTGGCAGGTGGTGGACGGCCATCACCTGCGGCGAGCGTACCGCCTGCCGGATTTTGCGAGCGGTCTGGCGTTGGTCAACCGCATCGGCGCGCTGGCCGAGGCCGAAGACCATCACCCCGATCTGCTGCTGGCCTGGGGCCGGGTCGAAGTCACCCTGTGGACGCACTCGGTGGGTGGCCTGAGCATGAACGATTTCATCCTGGCGGCGCACATCGACCGGCTGGCGCCGTGA